A single window of Carassius auratus strain Wakin chromosome 9, ASM336829v1, whole genome shotgun sequence DNA harbors:
- the LOC113108645 gene encoding S-formylglutathione hydrolase-like gives MALTQVSSNKCCDGYQKVFEHDSSELKCKMKFAIYLPPKAESSKCPVLYWLSGLTCTEQNFITKAASQQAASEHGIIIVAPDTSPRGCNIEGEDESWDFGTGAGFYVNATQEPWKTNYRMYSYVTEELPRLINSNFPADPEKMSISGHSMGGHGALICALKNPGKYKSVSAFAPICNPIQCAWGQKAFSGYLGPDKSTWELYDATVLAESYSGPELDILIDQGRDDQFLSSSQLLPDNLIAACSKKKIPVVFRLQQGYDHSYYFIFSFINDHIKHHAKYLNA, from the exons ATGGCACTAACGCAAGTTTCTTCTAACAAGTGCTGCGATGGATATCAGAAAGTGTTCGAGCATGACAG CTCCGagttaaaatgcaaaatgaagtTCGCCATTTACCTTCCTCCCAAGGCTGAGAGCTCCAAATGCCCAGTGTTATATTGGCTTTCAG GATTGACATGCACAGAGCAAAACTTCATCACTAAGGCAGCGAGTCAGCAGGCGGCTTCTGAACATGGCATCATCATCGTAGCTCCAGACACCAGTCCAC GTGGCTGTAACATTGAAGGAGAGGATGAGAGCTGGGACTTTGGGACAGGTGCAGGGTTTTACGTCAATGCCACCCAGGAGCCCTGGAAGACCAACTACCGCATGTACTCATATGTCACTGAGGAG CTCCCACGGCTGATTAATTCAAACTTTCCTGCTGATCCGGAGAAGATGTCCATCTCTGGTCACTCCATGGGGGGCCACGGAGCTCTCATTTGTGCACTTAAGAATCCTGGGAAATATAAG TCTGTGTCAGCATTTGCACCCATCTGTAACCCCATACAATGTGCATGGGGACAGAAAGCTTTTTCTGGCTATCTTGGACCTGACAAGTCCACCTGGGAG CTGTATGATGCTACTGTATTGGCCGAATCATATTCCGGTCCTGAGCTTGATATTCTGATTGATCAAGGCCGAGATGACCAGTTTTTGTCTTCCAGTCAGCTTCTTCCTGACAATCTGATCGCTGCCTGTTCCAAGAAGAAAATTCCTGTTGTTTTCCGCCTTCAGCAG